TGGTAACAATAATCATACATTATAGATACTAATAAAAAAATATAGAAAATTTGACAACATTTCTCAGGCATGCATTAAATTACACACGTGTGTAATTAAAACACAGGCGTAACGCCGGAGATGATATGAATAGAAAAGAAAGAGAAATGCTTAGACGTAAGAACGAGATCATTGAAGCAGCACGGCAACTATTTACCGAAAAGGGTGTCGAAGAAGTCACGATGGACGAGATTGCACAACGAGCAGAATTTACAAGAAGAACCCTTTACTCCTACTTTCAAAGCAAATTAGACCTCGTCGTAGAAGTTGTAATAAAAGCGTTTTCTTCAGCATCTGAAAATTTTCTCGCTATTCGTTCACTAGACAAAAATCCATATGAAAAACTTATAGAACTGGCAAAGGTCTATCTTCAGTTCTTCAAGGATAATCCAATATATTACTCTTTGTTACAGCAATGTGATCTTGCGATACATAATGACAGAGACAAGCTAAGTCCAGGTGTTATCAATGATATTAAAGCAGATCCGCTGGATATAGATTCCATTGCTCAGGATTGTTTTGAAAAGGGTGTTCAGGAAGGAATATTCTATGATGATGTTCGACCTGATCTTGCGGCAGCTTTTTTCTTCAAATCGCTGTATGGGATCATTCATCAATATGTCTTACATCCGCAGTTTCCAGAAGATGATTTTTATGTCGAGTTAACGTACTTGTTACGAGGATTAACCAAAAAAATGTAATAAATGTATGGAGGTCTCATGAAAAAGGGTATAGCTATTGCTTTATTTTTGATGATATGTATGCCGTGCATGGCGCAGAATCTATTGAACGGTCCCGAGGATATGATCTACTATCCTGCAGATGTATGCTTTTATGTTTCAAATTGGGCAGGTAATAATATTATACGAATCGATCAGGATAACAATCAGACATTATTTAAATCCAGTATCACTCATGCTCATGGTATGCTGAGGGATGGTGACACTTTGTATGTTGCGTCAAATTCTTATATTAAGAAGATAGATTTGCAGAGTTCAACGACGGTACAATCATATTATATTGTTGGAGCTCAGCGACTTGGTCATATAACAACAGACAACAATAGCATTCTGTACGCGTCAGATTGGAATAATGGGAAGATCTTCACATTGGATCTCAATACCGGTCAATCACAGACGCTTGCGACGGACCTGCCAACGCCGGTTGGAATTTCGTATGATGAAGAAAATGCACGATTGATCCTGTGCTGTATGGAAGATTATGCTCCTGTTCGGGCTGTTGATATCACGACGGGTAATGTAACCGAAATAGCGTATCCAAATCTTGGTTCTTTAGATGCTATTACAGAAGATGACAACGGGTACTACTATATATCCGTGTGGTCAGAAAGCGCGATTTACAAATTTGATCATGATTTTCTGAACACAGCTGAGCTTATCTCAAGTGGTCATAATGGTCCTTCGGGTCTTGAATATTATCCGGAACTTAATGCATTGGGTGTAACGAACTATAATTCAAATTCTGTTTCATTGATCTATCTTGGAACAAGTTTAGATGATCCAAATCAACACGACAAATCATTATGTGTCGCATATCCTAATCCTTTAAAGCAAAGCATTTCTTTTGAATTTCATAACATGAGTATGTCTTCAAACGTACGTAAGAGTGCAATCTATAATTCGAAGGGACAGCATATCATTGATTTGAATCTATCATGTACAGAAAACTGTTTTATTTCATCATGGAATGGACACGATTCGATGGGAAGAGCTGCTGTTCCGGGTGTTTACTTTGTCGTCATACAAAATGGAACTGATCGTATAACAAAAAAATTACTCTTGATAAAATAAAAAAAGTGTTTACACAAAACATGGAGGTCTCATGAAAAAAATTATCACGTGTGGGGTAATAATACTCCTCTTTCTTTCAGCATCGCTTTGTGCTGATAATGTTAGGGCACTTGTAATTGTACCCACTCAGTATGGTGCAAACAGTTTCCTGATTATAGAGAAACTGCGGGAAATGGGCTTGGATATTACAACGACAGGCGTTACGGTTACTGTGCCGCCTTGTTTCTGGGGAGAATCGATCACTGTTGATCTGTTGGTCTCAGAGGTTTCGAACATAGCTGATTATGATTGTCTCATACTATTTCCAGCACAATCATATGCAAATCCTGCAGGTGCGTATAATACGATCCTCAATTCGAATGCTGCAATGGATTTGTTCGTGAACGCAAATGCTAACGGATTGGTGATCTTTGCCACCTGCGCCGGTGTTCGCTGTCTTGCAGCGGCAGATATCATCAATGGCGTCAACATCACTGGCAAAGATTACTATCTTCAAGAATATATCGATGCAGGAGCAAACTTTCTGGGAACGCAGATCCCTGCAGTCATCGATGGAAATATCGTAACGTCAACACGCGGTCAGTACTATTGGCAGCAGAATATTGAAGCGATCAGGACAGCAATGGAAAACCTGATCAGTTCACGATAGGGGAGGTATCATGAAAAAAATATGCGTACTTTTCAGTCTCTGTATAGTTATGATTATATCAGGCACATTATATGCAGATTTTCATAATTTATGGGATGAATACTTTGGCGGACCTTTTGCAGACGGTGCAAAAGCAGTTATAGAAGCAAATGACGACGGACTTATCATCGCTGGTTACACCTATTCAGATAGCTATGGATACCAGGATATGTATGTTCTCAAGGTCGATGAAAACGGTAATGAGGTTTGGAGTAATCACTTTGGTGGATCAAATTTCGATGCTGCGTTCTCAATATGCAATTCAATTAATAATGATGGCTATATTCTACTTGGTAATACAGCGTCTTTTGGACAGGGATCAAAGGATATCTATGCTGTGAAAATAACAAATACCGGCGTTGAAGAATGGTCAAATACATACGGTGGAGCTGCTGTGGATTTGGGACGAGGAATAGTCCGAACCTCTGATGATGCATATGTGATTTGCGGATATACCGAATCATCGGGGGCAGGGGAAGATGATATCTATGTCCTGAAGATCGATGCTGATGGAGATACACTTTGGACAAAAACAGTCGGCACTTCACATTCCGAAACAGCAGAGAATTTTATCGAAACATCTGATGGGCATTATGTAATCGTCGGTTCGACCGGCATCTATGATACGCCGGGTGTTACTTCCGGAAATAATCGAGAGATCTATCTTGTGAAAATGGATTCTTATGGAAATGTTACCAACGAAGGAATCTACTGGGTCATGACATCCGGACAGGGCAGTTATGATGACGGATTCGATGTGTGTGAAGCACCTGATGGGGGATTCGTCTTAATAGGGGGATGTACCCAGGAATCTGTAGAAGTGATGGATGTTGCTTTGATCAAAACGAACGAAAATTTAACAATGGAATGGAAAAATCATCTCGAAGTACCTGAATGTGCATTCTATGATTTCGCGAAATCACTTGTATATTGTCCGCTCGACAATACCTATCTTATCTGCGGATCAGCAGAATATACCGACCTTTCAACAGATCTCTTTGTTATGAAAGTGGATGATGAAGGAAATATCCTCTGGACGCAAACCTATGGCGGTCCGGGAAATCAAAGCGGATTTGATATCCTTCTCAGCAGTTCCGGCTACTGCTATGTGGTCGGGCAGTCATATTTGTATGGCGGCGGAGGTTATAATGTCTGGCTCATGAAGTTCATCGAACTCTCTGCTGATTTCGAAGGG
This window of the Candidatus Cloacimonadota bacterium genome carries:
- a CDS encoding TetR/AcrR family transcriptional regulator → MNRKEREMLRRKNEIIEAARQLFTEKGVEEVTMDEIAQRAEFTRRTLYSYFQSKLDLVVEVVIKAFSSASENFLAIRSLDKNPYEKLIELAKVYLQFFKDNPIYYSLLQQCDLAIHNDRDKLSPGVINDIKADPLDIDSIAQDCFEKGVQEGIFYDDVRPDLAAAFFFKSLYGIIHQYVLHPQFPEDDFYVELTYLLRGLTKKM
- a CDS encoding T9SS type A sorting domain-containing protein, which translates into the protein MKKGIAIALFLMICMPCMAQNLLNGPEDMIYYPADVCFYVSNWAGNNIIRIDQDNNQTLFKSSITHAHGMLRDGDTLYVASNSYIKKIDLQSSTTVQSYYIVGAQRLGHITTDNNSILYASDWNNGKIFTLDLNTGQSQTLATDLPTPVGISYDEENARLILCCMEDYAPVRAVDITTGNVTEIAYPNLGSLDAITEDDNGYYYISVWSESAIYKFDHDFLNTAELISSGHNGPSGLEYYPELNALGVTNYNSNSVSLIYLGTSLDDPNQHDKSLCVAYPNPLKQSISFEFHNMSMSSNVRKSAIYNSKGQHIIDLNLSCTENCFISSWNGHDSMGRAAVPGVYFVVIQNGTDRITKKLLLIK
- a CDS encoding DJ-1/PfpI family protein — its product is MKKIITCGVIILLFLSASLCADNVRALVIVPTQYGANSFLIIEKLREMGLDITTTGVTVTVPPCFWGESITVDLLVSEVSNIADYDCLILFPAQSYANPAGAYNTILNSNAAMDLFVNANANGLVIFATCAGVRCLAAADIINGVNITGKDYYLQEYIDAGANFLGTQIPAVIDGNIVTSTRGQYYWQQNIEAIRTAMENLISSR
- a CDS encoding T9SS type A sorting domain-containing protein, with product MKKICVLFSLCIVMIISGTLYADFHNLWDEYFGGPFADGAKAVIEANDDGLIIAGYTYSDSYGYQDMYVLKVDENGNEVWSNHFGGSNFDAAFSICNSINNDGYILLGNTASFGQGSKDIYAVKITNTGVEEWSNTYGGAAVDLGRGIVRTSDDAYVICGYTESSGAGEDDIYVLKIDADGDTLWTKTVGTSHSETAENFIETSDGHYVIVGSTGIYDTPGVTSGNNREIYLVKMDSYGNVTNEGIYWVMTSGQGSYDDGFDVCEAPDGGFVLIGGCTQESVEVMDVALIKTNENLTMEWKNHLEVPECAFYDFAKSLVYCPLDNTYLICGSAEYTDLSTDLFVMKVDDEGNILWTQTYGGPGNQSGFDILLSSSGYCYVVGQSYLYGGGGYNVWLMKFIELSADFEGTPNSGHAPLEVQFGNFVLGTVDSFEWDLDGDGSIDSTEPTPTWTYADTGSYNVSLTVTVDTLSLTELKENYIRVFDGQSSLEFDEGDNRVTCESDLYPAMTGAFTVEAWINPTDYGIDPFFGFGRIFERKSILIYLSNQFPTLTIESLVAQIQNEAGANYFYSTENNSIVLNQWQHVAVTYDGIDQVCMYINGEEKLAYQSGTLSGTIKDNADYDILFGNSADYAKSFTGRIDEVRIWNVCRSQADIQAYMNMYLHGYETGLIGYLTFDEGYGDYALDEVTDQDVLISLTHWAQGYPLAPVCVDPGNESDEFLFSVYPNPARNVINFSFSSKNAENLTINIYNILGQRVNTLRDKDTNTPGYMTWNCTDYKGNKLANGIYFCELVQKDKTILQKVLLLR